One genomic window of Halobellus limi includes the following:
- a CDS encoding heavy metal translocating P-type ATPase, with the protein MADPHETCRSGPMSDDDDAATCSLCDLPTPDPPLTGEDVGGTYCCRGCLEVSRALGGPEAAADAAESDLAGALGAEEAGIPAGTGTDGAADADPPEGADPPEDAEQTYLSVDGMHCATCETFIESTSEKDDGVYAAEASYATDMLSVTYDPERTDVDELGDHLGRYGYDVDDPEATTDDDRSGLASFLIGGGVFGMMVMVWYAVFLYPTYLGFEPLVDLGGFDGLYVLGNVWVMSSIVLFYTGYPILRGAYVSVRAGQPNMDLLVALAAVAAYVFSVGAMLAGRTHVYFDVSVAIVLVVTVGNYYEDRIKRGAASRLTDLTSARVEDATRLRPDGATETVPVEDLTSGDRVLVRPGERIPVDGVVADGSAAVDESLVTGESLPDRRVPGDDVLGGTVVTDDPITVEVGETADSTLDRLVERLWRIQSSRSGAQRLADKLATVFVPLVLTLAALTTAGLLATGAPLAASVLTGLTVLVVSCPCALGLATPLAVAAGVRDAADAGIVVGSDAVFEEVPDADVVVFDKTGTLTDGRMRVVDVRGEDRSGDAGSPQRVGAAPDGGEVDRALGDHGDRDVESGFDDREDGESAADFEDSEGAFGVGDPDGGVAVALELAAAVERYDSHPIAGAVVEAGPEALPDVRDPETHPKGVTGDVDLTNYGGPAAGREGETEIAVGHPDLLKSRGMEIPDGLATSANAVRADGRVPALVGWGGRARALLAVGDAPRTEWDRVVTDLGGDREIVVLTGDDERAAAQFERHPAVDEVFAGVPPEAKAETVGRLRDRGTVAMVGDGSNDAPALATADVGIALGSGTDLAGSAADAVIVDRGLDAVSDVFDVAGGTHRRIRENLGWAFVYNLVAVPLAIAGLLNPLLAAVAMGASSLLVVTNSSRSILPSPAASNDEPGATSSGVATDE; encoded by the coding sequence ATGGCAGACCCACACGAGACGTGCCGGAGCGGGCCGATGAGTGACGACGACGACGCAGCGACGTGTTCGCTCTGTGATCTGCCGACGCCGGACCCGCCGCTGACCGGCGAGGACGTCGGGGGAACGTACTGCTGTCGCGGCTGCCTGGAGGTGTCGCGGGCGCTCGGCGGCCCCGAGGCGGCCGCCGACGCCGCGGAGTCCGACCTGGCGGGAGCGCTCGGTGCCGAGGAGGCGGGAATCCCGGCCGGGACGGGGACCGACGGCGCCGCCGACGCGGATCCGCCGGAAGGTGCCGATCCGCCGGAGGACGCCGAACAGACGTACCTCTCGGTCGACGGGATGCACTGTGCGACCTGCGAGACGTTCATCGAGTCCACTTCCGAAAAGGACGACGGCGTCTACGCGGCCGAGGCGTCCTACGCGACGGATATGCTCTCTGTCACGTACGACCCCGAACGGACCGACGTCGACGAACTCGGCGACCACCTCGGCCGGTACGGCTACGACGTCGACGATCCGGAGGCGACGACCGACGACGACCGGTCGGGGCTGGCGTCGTTCCTCATCGGCGGCGGCGTCTTCGGGATGATGGTGATGGTCTGGTACGCCGTCTTCCTGTACCCCACCTACCTCGGCTTCGAACCGCTCGTCGACCTCGGCGGGTTCGACGGCCTCTACGTCCTCGGGAACGTCTGGGTGATGTCCTCGATCGTCCTGTTCTACACGGGCTATCCGATCCTCCGCGGGGCGTACGTCAGCGTCCGCGCGGGCCAGCCGAACATGGACCTCCTCGTCGCCCTCGCGGCCGTCGCGGCGTACGTCTTCAGCGTCGGCGCGATGCTCGCCGGGCGGACGCACGTCTACTTCGACGTGAGCGTCGCCATCGTCCTCGTCGTCACCGTCGGCAACTACTACGAGGACCGGATCAAACGCGGCGCGGCGAGTCGGCTGACGGACCTGACGAGCGCCCGCGTCGAGGACGCGACCCGGCTCCGGCCGGACGGAGCGACGGAGACGGTCCCCGTCGAGGACCTGACGTCCGGCGATCGGGTACTCGTCAGGCCGGGCGAGCGGATCCCCGTCGACGGCGTCGTCGCCGACGGGAGCGCCGCGGTCGACGAGTCGCTCGTCACGGGCGAGTCGCTGCCGGACCGGCGCGTCCCGGGCGACGACGTCCTCGGCGGGACCGTCGTCACCGACGATCCGATCACCGTCGAGGTGGGCGAGACCGCCGACAGCACGCTCGATCGGCTGGTCGAGCGGCTCTGGCGGATCCAGTCCTCGCGCTCGGGCGCCCAGCGGCTCGCGGACAAGCTCGCGACGGTGTTCGTCCCGCTCGTCCTGACGCTCGCGGCCCTGACGACTGCGGGGCTCCTCGCGACCGGGGCGCCGCTCGCGGCGTCGGTCCTGACCGGGCTCACCGTGCTCGTCGTCTCCTGTCCCTGCGCGCTCGGACTGGCGACGCCGCTCGCCGTGGCCGCGGGCGTCCGCGATGCCGCCGACGCGGGCATCGTCGTCGGCTCGGACGCCGTCTTCGAGGAGGTCCCCGACGCCGACGTGGTCGTCTTCGACAAGACCGGGACGCTGACCGACGGCCGGATGCGGGTCGTCGACGTTCGCGGAGAAGACCGCTCGGGCGACGCCGGGTCGCCACAGCGGGTCGGGGCCGCGCCCGACGGCGGCGAGGTCGACCGCGCCCTCGGAGACCACGGCGACCGGGACGTCGAGAGCGGGTTCGATGACCGCGAGGACGGCGAGAGCGCTGCCGACTTCGAGGACAGCGAGGGCGCTTTCGGAGTCGGTGACCCAGACGGCGGCGTCGCGGTGGCGCTCGAACTCGCCGCCGCGGTCGAGCGGTACGACTCGCACCCGATCGCCGGGGCCGTCGTCGAGGCCGGTCCCGAGGCGCTCCCTGACGTGCGCGACCCAGAGACGCACCCGAAGGGCGTGACGGGGGACGTCGACCTGACGAACTACGGCGGTCCGGCGGCGGGTAGAGAGGGGGAGACCGAAATCGCGGTCGGGCACCCCGACCTCCTGAAATCGCGCGGGATGGAGATCCCCGACGGACTCGCGACGTCGGCGAACGCGGTTCGGGCGGACGGGCGCGTGCCGGCGCTCGTCGGCTGGGGCGGCCGTGCGCGCGCCCTCCTCGCGGTCGGCGACGCGCCGCGGACCGAGTGGGACAGAGTCGTCACAGACCTCGGGGGAGACCGAGAGATCGTCGTGCTCACCGGCGACGACGAACGGGCGGCGGCGCAGTTCGAGCGTCACCCGGCCGTCGACGAGGTGTTCGCCGGCGTGCCACCGGAGGCGAAGGCCGAAACGGTGGGCCGTCTCCGCGACCGCGGCACCGTCGCGATGGTCGGCGACGGCTCCAACGACGCGCCGGCGCTCGCGACGGCGGACGTGGGGATCGCGCTCGGCTCCGGCACCGACCTCGCCGGCAGCGCGGCCGACGCCGTGATCGTCGACCGCGGACTCGACGCCGTCTCCGACGTGTTCGACGTCGCCGGCGGGACGCACCGCCGCATCCGGGAGAACCTCGGGTGGGCGTTCGTGTACAACCTCGTGGCCGTCCCGCTGGCGATCGCCGGCCTGCTCAACCCGCTCTTGGCCGCCGTCGCGATGGGCGCGAGCAGCCTCCTCGTCGTCACCAACTCCTCCCGGTCGATCCTCCCGTCGCCCGCCGCCTCGAACGACGAACCGGGAGCCACGAGTTCCGGGGTCGCCACCGACGAGTGA
- a CDS encoding TIGR04347 family pseudo-SAM/SPASM protein — protein MISISKLLCDLDAEGDGLRYDDGRDSAREQITEERTTKPVVVWNLTRRCNLYCQHCYAGADLDAAPGELTTDEGKRLLDELAEYGVPVVLFSGGEPLVRDDLEELVAHAADVGIRPVLSTNGTLATPERAAALREAGLKYAGVSVDGMPERNDEFRGEEGAFDAAVRGIENFLDAGLKTGLRYTITEKNAADMESVVDLLSEVGVDRFCFYHLDYGGRGGEIADADLAPSERREAVERLCETTLEYHDEGEEIETLLVGNYCDAAFLVEYARERFGEAKAAAVRRYLEVNGGDPTGERVADVDYQGNVHLTQFWQGYSLGNVRDRPFGAIWEDESNPLLAALRNREEHLTGKCAECRYQDICRGGSRLRALAGSGDVFGPDPQCYLTREERLGSAVDVPGSAAD, from the coding sequence ATGATCTCGATCAGCAAGCTCCTGTGCGACCTCGACGCCGAGGGCGACGGGCTCCGGTACGACGACGGCCGCGACTCCGCACGCGAGCAGATCACCGAGGAGAGGACGACGAAACCGGTGGTCGTCTGGAACCTCACCCGCCGCTGCAACCTCTACTGTCAGCACTGCTACGCCGGCGCGGACCTCGACGCCGCGCCGGGGGAACTGACGACCGACGAGGGGAAACGACTGCTGGACGAACTCGCCGAGTACGGCGTTCCGGTCGTGCTCTTCTCCGGCGGCGAACCGCTCGTCCGCGACGACCTCGAAGAACTGGTCGCCCACGCGGCGGACGTCGGAATCCGGCCGGTGCTCTCGACGAACGGGACGCTCGCGACGCCGGAGCGCGCGGCCGCGCTCCGGGAGGCGGGCCTGAAGTACGCCGGCGTCTCCGTCGACGGGATGCCCGAGCGCAACGACGAGTTCCGGGGCGAGGAGGGCGCGTTCGACGCCGCCGTCCGGGGCATCGAGAACTTCCTCGACGCCGGTCTGAAGACCGGCCTCCGCTACACGATCACCGAGAAGAACGCCGCCGACATGGAGTCCGTCGTCGACCTGCTCTCGGAGGTCGGGGTGGACCGCTTCTGCTTCTACCACCTCGACTACGGCGGCCGCGGCGGCGAGATCGCCGACGCCGATCTCGCGCCGTCGGAGCGCCGCGAGGCCGTCGAACGGCTGTGCGAGACGACGCTTGAGTACCACGACGAGGGCGAGGAGATCGAGACGTTGCTCGTCGGCAACTACTGCGACGCCGCGTTCCTCGTCGAGTACGCCAGAGAGCGGTTCGGCGAGGCGAAGGCCGCGGCGGTGCGTCGCTACCTCGAAGTCAACGGCGGCGACCCGACCGGCGAGCGCGTCGCCGACGTCGACTACCAGGGCAACGTCCACCTCACCCAGTTCTGGCAGGGCTACAGCCTCGGGAACGTCCGCGACCGGCCGTTCGGCGCGATCTGGGAGGACGAGTCGAACCCGTTGCTCGCGGCGCTCCGGAATCGAGAAGAGCACCTCACGGGCAAGTGCGCGGAGTGTCGGTACCAAGATATCTGCCGCGGCGGATCCCGCCTGCGGGCGCTCGCGGGCAGCGGCGACGTGTTCGGCCCCGACCCGCAGTGTTATCTGACCCGCGAGGAGCGGCTCGGGAGCGCCGTCGACGTTCCCGGATCAGCGGCCGACTGA
- a CDS encoding Htur_1727 family rSAM-partnered candidate RiPP, whose amino-acid sequence MTDSKRMRVTEPRGDTTPEWEVFLRADRSESLRHVGSVSAPSADVAREQASSLFGWTAHTLWVCPAEDVVRFTERELGESRSGESAGTEAADPATDDGTRSAATGTATDGDTGEASR is encoded by the coding sequence ATGACCGACTCGAAGAGAATGCGCGTGACCGAGCCGCGGGGCGATACGACGCCGGAGTGGGAAGTGTTCCTCCGCGCGGACCGGAGCGAATCGCTGCGACACGTCGGGAGCGTGTCGGCGCCGAGCGCGGACGTCGCACGGGAGCAGGCGAGCAGCCTCTTCGGGTGGACCGCACACACCCTGTGGGTCTGTCCGGCCGAGGACGTCGTGCGGTTCACCGAGCGGGAACTCGGCGAGAGCCGGTCGGGGGAAAGTGCAGGAACGGAAGCGGCGGATCCCGCAACCGACGATGGGACGCGGAGTGCCGCGACCGGCACGGCGACCGACGGCGACACCGGGGAGGCGTCGCGATGA
- a CDS encoding sulfite exporter TauE/SafE family protein, whose protein sequence is MVPLSAVDVGDLAASNVEAGVFLVIGALGGAHCLGMCGPLVSVYADRLEATEDTDVGLSLRQVRQHALFNLGRAGGYAIVGAVLALVGAVAVGAADSVVAFGNGIRAATGILVGTLIMVTGVSYLRGGTGGTVRLPGRLSAVFTRVSTALTSRVDALVGDARIAGLGFGHAFLPCPITFPAYLYAFVIGDPVRAAFLLSLLGLGTFPTLFVYGTALGSLSAGRRRSLHRVLGAAFLLLGYLPLAHGLMLVGIHIPHPMVPIYQPLG, encoded by the coding sequence ATCGTCCCCCTTTCTGCAGTCGACGTCGGCGACCTCGCCGCTTCGAACGTCGAGGCGGGCGTCTTTCTGGTCATCGGTGCGCTCGGCGGTGCACACTGTCTGGGGATGTGCGGCCCGCTCGTGAGCGTCTACGCCGACCGGCTCGAAGCGACTGAGGACACTGACGTCGGACTGTCGCTCCGGCAGGTCCGACAGCACGCCCTGTTCAACCTCGGACGGGCCGGTGGATACGCGATCGTCGGAGCCGTGCTCGCACTCGTCGGCGCGGTCGCGGTCGGGGCGGCGGACTCGGTCGTCGCGTTCGGAAACGGAATCAGGGCGGCGACCGGAATCCTCGTCGGCACCCTCATTATGGTGACTGGCGTCTCCTACCTCCGCGGCGGAACCGGCGGAACGGTGCGTCTGCCGGGGCGACTCTCGGCCGTGTTCACCCGCGTGAGCACCGCGCTCACGAGTCGAGTCGACGCCCTCGTCGGCGACGCCAGAATCGCCGGGCTCGGCTTCGGACACGCGTTCCTCCCCTGTCCGATCACGTTCCCAGCGTACCTGTACGCGTTCGTGATCGGCGATCCGGTCCGCGCGGCGTTCCTCCTCTCGCTCCTGGGACTCGGGACGTTCCCGACGCTGTTCGTCTACGGGACGGCGCTGGGGTCGCTCTCGGCGGGCCGTCGCCGGTCGCTGCACCGCGTCCTCGGGGCGGCGTTTCTCCTCCTGGGGTATCTGCCGCTGGCGCACGGCCTGATGCTCGTCGGCATCCACATCCCCCACCCGATGGTCCCGATCTATCAGCCGCTGGGATAG
- a CDS encoding CbaC protein gives MRRISPALFLVLVAFTVPVAVEFRTVAGFFGIELPFVAVIAFEAVLLAVITAIYVLGRLTPDEEDEGAATP, from the coding sequence ATGCGTCGGATCTCGCCGGCGCTCTTCTTAGTGCTCGTGGCCTTCACCGTCCCGGTCGCGGTCGAGTTCCGGACGGTAGCGGGGTTCTTCGGGATCGAACTGCCGTTCGTCGCGGTCATCGCCTTCGAGGCGGTGTTGCTGGCGGTCATCACCGCGATCTACGTCCTCGGGCGCCTCACGCCGGACGAGGAGGACGAGGGCGCGGCGACCCCGTAG
- a CDS encoding cytochrome c oxidase subunit II — translation MEIHRYEKIWLAGALLLIVGFIATVSYGAVGAGIAMVDDEGGQVDPASLDDHPRFGEPGTYQSGENEYDVYVVARQFLFEPGTSEPIRVPAHSTVTFHVTSPDVIHGFEIVGTNANTMAIPGQVATITVEFGEPTEYGLLCNEYCGSAHHAMEGKIEVVPQSEWNESMVVN, via the coding sequence ATGGAGATACACAGGTACGAAAAGATCTGGCTCGCGGGCGCACTGCTTCTCATCGTCGGGTTCATCGCCACGGTCTCCTACGGCGCGGTCGGCGCGGGTATCGCGATGGTCGACGACGAGGGAGGACAGGTGGATCCGGCCTCGCTCGACGATCACCCGCGGTTCGGGGAGCCCGGGACCTACCAGTCGGGCGAGAACGAGTACGACGTCTACGTCGTCGCCAGGCAGTTCCTCTTCGAGCCGGGCACGTCGGAGCCGATCCGCGTGCCAGCACATTCGACGGTGACGTTCCACGTGACCTCACCCGACGTGATCCACGGGTTCGAGATCGTCGGGACGAACGCGAACACGATGGCGATTCCCGGCCAGGTGGCGACGATCACCGTCGAGTTCGGCGAACCGACCGAGTACGGACTCCTCTGTAACGAGTACTGCGGGAGCGCCCACCACGCGATGGAGGGGAAGATCGAAGTCGTCCCGCAGAGCGAGTGGAACGAGAGTATGGTGGTGAACTGA
- a CDS encoding universal stress protein: MSQQAAVELRRILVPVDGSEGADAALNHAISLAGAVGAEIRLLSVVDPYVLSTVTERKEVEEELEAVVEEAAARVRDAGVEASTAVETGFPHEEILDAVADDDIDLVAMGTHGRRGLQRFVLGSVAEKVVRLSPVPVLTVRTGATGRRPYENIVVPTDGSDAALPAERLGVNLTGQFDAVAHALSVVPKGRIRSSETVEAQEEAARKAVDRVVALGDAAGVRVEEAVEHGVPHRVIVDYCESLDADLAVLGTHGRTGVERFVLGSVAEKVLRLSETPVLVVPSGWEARE, encoded by the coding sequence ATGAGCCAGCAGGCGGCCGTCGAACTCCGACGAATCCTGGTCCCGGTCGACGGGAGCGAGGGTGCGGATGCGGCGCTCAATCACGCGATATCCCTCGCCGGAGCGGTGGGCGCCGAGATCCGTCTCCTCTCGGTGGTCGATCCCTACGTACTCTCCACGGTGACAGAGCGCAAGGAAGTCGAAGAAGAACTCGAGGCGGTGGTCGAGGAGGCGGCGGCCCGCGTTCGGGACGCCGGCGTCGAAGCCAGTACGGCAGTCGAGACGGGCTTTCCGCACGAGGAGATCCTCGACGCCGTCGCAGACGACGACATCGACCTCGTGGCGATGGGAACGCACGGACGGCGCGGACTCCAGCGGTTCGTCCTGGGCAGCGTCGCCGAGAAGGTCGTCCGCCTCTCGCCGGTCCCCGTGCTCACCGTGCGGACCGGTGCAACCGGAAGACGCCCCTACGAGAACATCGTCGTGCCGACGGACGGCAGCGACGCGGCCCTGCCCGCAGAGCGCCTGGGCGTGAACCTGACGGGTCAGTTCGACGCCGTCGCCCACGCGCTGTCCGTCGTCCCGAAGGGTCGCATCCGGTCGAGTGAGACGGTCGAAGCACAGGAGGAAGCGGCGCGGAAGGCGGTCGACCGGGTCGTCGCGCTGGGCGACGCCGCGGGCGTTCGCGTCGAGGAGGCGGTCGAACACGGCGTCCCGCACCGAGTCATCGTCGACTACTGCGAGAGTCTCGACGCCGACCTCGCGGTGCTCGGCACGCACGGCCGAACCGGCGTCGAGCGGTTCGTCCTGGGGAGCGTCGCCGAGAAGGTCCTCCGCCTCTCGGAGACGCCGGTGCTGGTCGTACCGTCGGGGTGGGAAGCCCGCGAGTGA
- a CDS encoding ba3-type terminal oxidase subunit CbaD produces the protein MSAESDTEPGDVATPSGDAASENGPPIPDPESVDDEGYVIGSGRSGIVRRIDHDDFDPVGTLVLIAIYMVIVGAMWIFMYFVEFLGGDLTVIG, from the coding sequence ATGTCAGCGGAGTCGGACACGGAGCCAGGAGACGTTGCGACCCCGTCGGGGGACGCAGCCAGCGAGAACGGACCACCGATTCCCGACCCCGAGTCGGTCGACGACGAGGGGTACGTCATCGGGTCGGGCCGGTCCGGAATCGTCCGGCGGATCGACCACGACGACTTCGATCCGGTCGGGACGCTCGTCCTCATCGCGATCTACATGGTCATCGTGGGCGCGATGTGGATCTTTATGTACTTCGTCGAGTTCCTGGGCGGCGATCTCACGGTGATCGGGTGA
- a CDS encoding halocyanin domain-containing protein has product MPRSTPTRRTFLGATAAITAGLAGCSGGSGGGSGDGSGGSDGSGGDGGGSGDGGSTPSFDGYLSGTSNYDGVVDQTGSDEVTVTVGAEANGGNFGFGPAAVRVSAGTTVVWEWNGKGSLHNVVAEDGSFESEQVQEAGHTFSQTFEEPGTVKYYCTPHETIGMKGVVVVEE; this is encoded by the coding sequence ATGCCACGATCTACACCGACTCGCCGGACGTTTCTGGGTGCAACCGCAGCGATCACCGCCGGTCTCGCCGGCTGTTCGGGCGGTTCCGGCGGCGGATCGGGAGACGGAAGCGGCGGTTCCGACGGATCCGGCGGCGACGGCGGCGGCTCCGGCGACGGCGGGTCGACGCCCTCGTTCGACGGCTACCTCTCGGGGACCTCGAACTACGACGGCGTCGTCGATCAGACGGGGAGCGACGAGGTGACCGTCACCGTCGGCGCCGAGGCCAACGGCGGCAACTTCGGGTTCGGACCCGCAGCGGTTCGGGTCTCGGCCGGAACCACGGTCGTCTGGGAGTGGAACGGCAAGGGCAGCCTCCACAACGTCGTCGCCGAGGACGGCTCCTTCGAGTCCGAACAGGTGCAGGAGGCCGGCCACACCTTCTCGCAGACGTTCGAGGAACCGGGCACGGTCAAGTACTACTGCACGCCCCACGAGACGATCGGGATGAAGGGCGTCGTGGTCGTCGAAGAGTAG
- a CDS encoding DUF7546 family protein, which produces MTQRQRSTLRASVPRPAQSTVLLLGTLLAVESVLVGTYLLATDAAVLSLRYLLYPFVWINLAVLAVRAVDVPVPADRRSVGAAVVAAGYLLVLAWTSGLVGAGSGGALSFRIAPAMPGWGPVLLVGGPVSIALIPFETVGYVALAILVYVGVGRAAAGVLSGLVGLVTCVSCVGPVLAAVVSGLLGGASTAAAGGASATILGVTTGAYAYDLSTGLFVLTVAALWATLR; this is translated from the coding sequence ATGACCCAACGCCAACGCTCGACGCTTCGCGCATCGGTTCCGCGACCGGCACAGTCGACCGTGCTGCTCCTGGGTACCCTGCTGGCCGTCGAGTCGGTTCTCGTGGGTACGTATCTCCTCGCGACCGACGCCGCGGTGCTGTCGTTACGGTACCTGCTCTACCCGTTCGTCTGGATCAACCTCGCCGTCCTCGCGGTCCGCGCCGTCGACGTTCCCGTACCGGCGGACCGCCGCTCGGTCGGTGCGGCCGTCGTCGCCGCCGGCTACCTGCTCGTCCTCGCGTGGACGAGCGGGCTCGTCGGGGCGGGATCGGGCGGCGCGCTCTCGTTCCGAATCGCGCCGGCGATGCCCGGATGGGGGCCGGTGTTACTCGTCGGCGGTCCGGTGTCTATCGCGCTGATTCCGTTCGAGACGGTCGGCTACGTCGCGCTCGCGATCTTGGTCTACGTCGGCGTCGGCCGGGCCGCGGCCGGCGTCCTCTCGGGGCTCGTCGGCCTCGTGACCTGCGTGAGTTGCGTCGGTCCCGTCCTCGCGGCGGTCGTCTCCGGGCTCCTCGGCGGCGCGTCGACGGCGGCCGCCGGTGGCGCGTCGGCGACGATCCTCGGCGTGACGACGGGCGCGTACGCCTACGATCTCTCGACGGGGCTGTTCGTCCTCACGGTCGCCGCGCTGTGGGCGACGCTCCGCTAG
- a CDS encoding b(o/a)3-type cytochrome-c oxidase subunit 1, producing MATFVDNYPDEAKVVQASFAVAFVALGIGALFGLIQALHRTNVLRVIDSVDYYTLLTAHGVLLALVFTIFFLVGLFTWAVTRSFDRPLPDIRLTWAWFGLMTTGTVLATVAIVAGLFPEIPMSADVLYTFYAPLQAHPIFYIGLAMFIIGTWMAGADWFLTYRGWRGENPDSRIPLQAFMVLTTMIMWYVSTLGVAVSVVFFLIPWSLGLIETVNPLLTRTLFWYFGHPVVYFWLMPAYLLWYTVLPKLSGGRLFSDPLARVVFVLFVLLSTPVGIHHQYVDPGIAEGFKFIAMTNTMFLLLPSLLTAFTVVASVEHGARQRGGEGYLSWLGALPWRDPAFAGMALAGLMFAAGGFSGMINAGMNINYLVHNTLWVPGHFHMTVGTAVALTMMAGTYWLLPQLTGKAVYSRPIGLLQVILWFIGMVFMSNAMHRAGLFGVPRRTAEPQYQNFDFAAAVGSVGEIRMQIAFGGLLLFLSVVLFLFNVAATWADDRVDTPVDDTIPEPLSPSSGAPLVLDNLALWTGIAVLLVVLAYTLPLASIVNDAGLLGSSPGFPVTISLEWVVDATVGALGNLSLDSLAGVAPADTVADRLAEVRR from the coding sequence ATGGCCACGTTCGTCGACAACTACCCGGACGAAGCGAAGGTCGTACAGGCGTCGTTCGCGGTCGCGTTCGTCGCGCTCGGCATCGGCGCGCTCTTCGGACTGATCCAGGCGCTCCACCGGACGAACGTGCTCCGCGTCATCGACTCGGTCGACTACTACACGCTCCTGACGGCCCACGGCGTCCTGCTCGCGTTGGTGTTCACGATCTTCTTCCTCGTCGGGCTGTTCACCTGGGCGGTCACCCGGAGTTTCGACCGGCCGCTTCCGGACATTCGGTTGACCTGGGCGTGGTTCGGGCTGATGACGACCGGCACGGTGCTGGCCACGGTCGCCATCGTCGCCGGGCTGTTCCCCGAGATCCCGATGAGCGCGGACGTGCTCTACACGTTCTACGCGCCGCTGCAGGCGCACCCGATCTTCTACATCGGGCTGGCGATGTTCATCATCGGCACGTGGATGGCGGGGGCGGACTGGTTCCTCACCTACCGCGGCTGGCGGGGCGAGAACCCGGACAGCCGGATCCCGCTGCAGGCGTTTATGGTCCTGACGACGATGATCATGTGGTACGTCTCGACGCTCGGGGTCGCCGTCTCGGTCGTGTTCTTCCTCATCCCGTGGTCGCTCGGCCTCATCGAGACGGTCAACCCGCTGCTCACGCGGACGCTCTTTTGGTACTTCGGCCACCCGGTCGTCTACTTCTGGCTGATGCCCGCGTACCTGCTGTGGTACACGGTACTGCCGAAGCTCTCCGGCGGGCGGCTGTTCAGCGACCCGCTCGCGCGCGTCGTCTTCGTCCTGTTCGTCCTGCTGTCGACGCCGGTCGGGATCCACCACCAGTACGTCGACCCCGGCATCGCGGAGGGGTTCAAGTTCATCGCGATGACGAACACGATGTTCCTGCTGCTGCCGTCGCTCCTGACGGCGTTCACCGTCGTCGCGAGCGTCGAGCACGGCGCGCGCCAGCGGGGCGGTGAAGGGTACCTCAGCTGGCTCGGCGCGCTGCCGTGGCGCGACCCGGCCTTCGCCGGGATGGCGCTCGCGGGGCTGATGTTCGCCGCCGGCGGCTTCTCGGGGATGATCAACGCCGGGATGAACATCAACTACCTCGTCCACAACACGCTGTGGGTTCCGGGACACTTCCACATGACCGTCGGGACCGCCGTGGCGCTGACGATGATGGCGGGGACCTACTGGCTCCTGCCGCAGCTCACCGGAAAGGCGGTGTACAGCCGTCCGATCGGTCTCCTTCAGGTGATCCTGTGGTTCATCGGGATGGTCTTTATGTCCAACGCGATGCACCGCGCCGGCCTCTTCGGCGTCCCGCGGCGCACCGCCGAGCCGCAGTATCAGAACTTCGACTTCGCGGCGGCCGTCGGCAGCGTCGGCGAGATCAGGATGCAGATCGCCTTCGGCGGCCTGCTCCTGTTCCTCAGCGTCGTGCTGTTCCTGTTCAACGTCGCCGCGACGTGGGCGGACGACCGCGTCGACACGCCCGTCGACGACACGATCCCCGAGCCGCTCTCGCCGTCGAGCGGCGCCCCGCTCGTCCTCGACAACCTCGCGCTGTGGACCGGCATCGCGGTCCTCCTGGTCGTGCTCGCCTACACGCTGCCGCTCGCGAGCATCGTCAACGACGCCGGCCTCCTCGGGAGCAGCCCCGGGTTCCCGGTGACGATCTCCCTGGAGTGGGTGGTCGACGCCACGGTCGGCGCCCTCGGGAACCTCTCGCTCGACTCGCTGGCCGGCGTCGCGCCGGCCGACACCGTCGCGGACCGCCTCGCGGAGGTGCGTCGCTGA